CCGGCCAGTAAGTATATATAgagaattgttttgtttcaaaagaGTTGGGAACAGAATAACTATAACGCCAAGACCAAACAGGTCGCAAAACCTTCGCGGCCGGCAAGTCCAGTAATTTAGCTATGGTGGTCTCTCCATTGGCCGGTATTGcctttgttgctgctgcggcTGCGGTGGCCATCAGCCCGGTCTACCTGACTTTAACTTCATCAATCCTCTCCGGTCGTAAGAAGCGCGATCTCTCATCGATGATTGATCCTTCCATGGCCGACAAAATCACACCCGAAATGAtgcaaaaaattcaagagcTTCAGGTACCACCCGTTACATTGGATTGCCACTCGGCTATTTGAACAATTTCCAACCATCTTGGGGGAATGAGCTCACATTCTTTATGCGCATTTTTTGTCGGACGTTGGTCCTTATGTATAGACCCTGGAGAAATTTCTGGCTTCCATTCCGAAAGAGACTGATTACCAGCAACAGATTATGTCCATGTATCTATCTTGCTCCGGCTACACGCGGGAAGGCAACGTTTGCCTCGATCGTATTTTCTGCGAGTACGGCAATGCCAATTCAAACATTTCCGATGAGGAACGCGACGTCTTATCCATGTAGGCTACACCTTTCGAATACTTatagagacaaaaaaaaagcattcGTGTGTCGTCTTTTTAACGcgttctttgtttgttttttctcgaaTCAGCGTGTTGTACAACATCATGTCCAACACATTTATCCCGGTCGAGTACAAGCAACGTCTCAGATCCGCCGCTCGTATTGGCCGCGATTTCCAGCAGTGCAACAGATACGACTGCCCCGCTCTGAGCGAGTCCTCCTCTAGATTCTAAAAATAGAATATCggaccttttttttacagctCTTTCTTTTTGGCGATCCCGAATCCCgcaattttcaataataataatttaaaagctAAATCTACTCAAAACGAATCAAACAATTCCACTTTGAACtactaattaattaattttttatgcctTTAATACGTATGGTGTTCTATCATTTAAGTTTAATACACCCGTTTATTCGTTAATCATTTTTGCAGTTGactaattgaatttttctgaagaATTTTACAGCACTTTTTCAACTTTAATTAACAGGACTTTTACTGATAATTTTATAGGATCTTGAGATATCACCATGGTTTCCTTGCAGACAATCGTTGTGGCGGCTTTATTGATTGCCACTTTGGTGTCCGTGGATGCtgaaaacttcttttctcgaCGCCGCAGTCAACCCTTCCAGCGGCTCAATACCAACTCATATTTCCGGCAACGGCTCGGCACTCAAGTAAATTGGCTAAATCAAATTTCGATTGGACTTTTATTAATCTCATTTCTTGTTTctctataaaaaataaagggaacCAGTGCCAACAACTATCCTTTGGCAAGTCCGCTCCTGCAACCCCAGACCACCGGAGCGAACCTGGCTACTTCCAGCTATGGGGGTGCTACAACTTACGGTATTATTTATACTTACTAATGATTTTGAACGAATGATTATGATTGTGAATGTGCTAATTAAGCAGATAGTCATGCAAGCGGTTACGGAGTTGGTTACGATAACCGTGAAAGCAGTATCAATCCGCTATCGGCCCTTGTCGCCCCTTTGGCCGCCCTAGCGCTCTTGGGTGCCGCTGCAGCTGTTGCAAGCAATCCCGTGCTGATGACTCTTGCCGTTTTGTCAAGCGGTCGCAAGCGCCGCGACATCAACATGGAAAAGATTGGAAGAGATGATTTGACTCCTGAGCTGCAATCCAAACTGGAAGAGATGCAGGtaatgactttttttaaataattgtttatGAGATAGTAGCTAatctgatattttttaatttcagacTTTGGAGAAATACATTGTCCAGATTCCCGAGcaagagaaacaacaaaagaaacttaTGGCCACTTACCTCTCTTGCTCTGGTTTCACCGAATCCAGCAACTCGTGTTTGGACCAAGTCGTTTGTGACTACTCCATTCGACCTGGCAAAATGACCGAACTGGAAAAGGACGTCATTTCTATGTAAGTTCTTATTCAATTTGGCTACAAAAGTGTATTATGTAACGAATGTTCTTTTTCGTAGCATTTTGTACAACATCATGTCCAACGGGTACATTTCTCAAGAATACAAGGAACGTCTGAGGACAGCTGCTCAATACGGTCGCACCCGTGGACAATGCAGTGCCTTCTCATGCGATCAGCTCAAGTAAGCCCCCAACAGCTAGCGCTATTAACAATTATACGCCACTatgaaacaaggaaaaatgatcTATTActaaacatttaattttatccctttcaaaactttaaaaaaaaaaagtattttgtTCCTATTAGACTCTAGTGTATTGTACATGTGTGTATTTATCACTGGATTCCCCCAACCAAATTCGATTCCTCAAGTGTACATTTGAATTCTCTTCATTGTAATTCTTTAGAATGCACAACAGGACCTTAATTTATTACCCGACAAAACACTCAACTACTAATTGAATCTTGTTCCTAACAATCtccgtcttttgttttgtaatcTTTCATGGGTACTAATACAAGTTTCACTTAAATTGTTGAAACTTTTAGCACAATACgccacgatttaaaaaaattattagatgCCAAATTCTGACACGATTCGGTGTATAATTAGTCTTATCAACTtccgtgttttatttttttgtaagtttGGCTTCGGTCGGCTTCGGTGAAGAATTTCTGAACGggacaaaaaagaagatgaaaaggcGTTGAAACGTCACGGCTTAGTTGTTCCGTTTTCTTTCCGGTCATTATAGTAAATCATCGGGTCGTACGTTCTAAATTTGCCGATTAAAAATGAAGCAGCCGGTTTATACGGAATGGATGAGTGACACAGCATTCGTCCTGACCGCTACAAGCGCTGGACCGAATCCAGTTCACGCCGTATACTCTAGTTTCTTTAGATTTGGGTGTACTTGACCCAATCAGTTGTCTTGAGCTCTAGAAGGTTAAAAGCATATAAATACGTCAGTGTCAGTGTTAACGCGGTCAGACCAGCCTCATCTTCAGCACAAGATGGTCATCGAAAAACGGGACGTAAGTTGATAAGACAGACAATTACTATTATGGTTgaaattaagataattaaatttgtttaattctAAAAGGGTTATCGGCAGCGCCAAGGTTTGGTGCTTGGTTTTCTAGTTTTCTACTTTGTGGCTTTACAATGTGAGCATGCCAACGCTTTCAGATTATCCAGGAATCCATTGTTCAATGGAATGTTAAATCGTAGAAACGCAAgtaataaaactatttcttagtTGTTTCGGTGAGAAAAGAGAGTTGAAACTTTTGTATTGTCCAGTTCCAGCCACGAATATCGCCAACTTGCACCACAACCAgctgtttaaaaataatttcaatcaaCACCAGTTCTATactcagcaacagcagcagcagcagcagcaagaacCGCCAGTGGcagcttcttcatcatcagTAGTCACAACAAATAGCTTAAACACAAATCACGGTGAGTCACGAcattagaaaaatattttactatGCGGTCCGTAACATATCAACGGGTTGTACACGAGCAGTCGATCCTTATGTAAGCGGATCCAACCCTGCTGATAAGGAAGTTGCCGAAAATCCCGACTTGGACCAGATTGCAGCTGACGCTCAAGTTGAACAAAAGTCAGCCAACTTGGTGGCCTCGGCATCATCCACAAGGTTTGAAACAtcttttgttgaattttcaTGTGGTTTGATATCTGTTaactgttgtttttgtttatctaATTGGAATTCAGCTATAGTTCCACTGTTGGTGGAGCAGGAGCTTATGGGGCAGGTTCCGGAAGTAGTTCGCTTGGAAGCTATGGAGGAATATCAGCTGGATCGGGCTATGGGGGAATATCAGCTGGATCGGGCTATGGGGGAATATCAGCTGGATCGGGCTATGGGGGTGGGTCGATCGGAAGCTACGGTGATACAGGAGGAGCTAGTTATGGATCAAGCGGAAGCTATGGAGGAAGTTCCATCGGATCTGGTTCAAGTTACGGTGGTTTTAGCGGGGGAAGTAATTACGGATCATCGGGATTAGGTGGAAGCAGTTATGGAATTGGCGGCAGTACCGGTCTGGGCGGAAGCCATTCATCttacggaggaggaggaggaggatatgGAACGTCAGCTCCATCCTATTCAGTTAATAGACTTGTGTTTGTAATTATcacttaattatttaatttacacATTCGTTGTGTTTGATAGATATCCTACCCAGCTCAACAAGGGGCGACAAAAGCGGATACTATTCATCTGCTAAGTTCTCTTGCACCTTCGCTGCTTCTCAGTTCTTTGTTACTTCCCCTGGCTTTGGCTTTATTAACTAACACCACCAATTCACTCATTGGAAGAAAGAGGCGTGACCTCAGTGACGACTATGATGACGATTTACAGTTTTCACTCAACGGAGACATTTTAGATGGCGACATTACTTTACTAGACGCCCATTTCTTCCCAACAATGGATGCTATGCTGGAGTCTTATTCGCCTGAAGATACCGAAAGACTAGCCGAGTTTGTACGTCACCGAGGACTACTTGACATTCACAATCCTTGCTTAGAAAAATTAGCCTGTCTGGCTACCACGACTAATGGCAAATTTAAACGATACGACAGTCTGAAAAAGTATGTATTTACTTGACTCAAACCGCTcgttaattgatttttactcttttttcttgataGGGCTATAACACTGCTGGAAAAATCCACTGATCCAGACATAAAGAAACGTTTGAAAAAAGGATCTTCTGTTGGCGCAAAAAAAGAACGCAACTGCTTGACTAAATTCATTTGCAAGAGTATGAAATCAGCTGTGTCACCTTAATTGATGGAGGTTTTTCGCTTGTTCTGATTCTCTTCGCAAATATTTATTGATCCTCGctaattcattgaatttaattAAACTTTATTGTGAACATAAACACAATACAATTATTGACTATCAATTTATTTCTGCTTTCGTGATTTTGCTTTACCCGTTTGAAAGACAAATGCGTTTTGATTCGATTTTTCCGCTTCCGCTCAGGCGCTGTAATGTTCTGATGCAAGGGTTACTGTTTAGCCTTTTTAAACGATCAAATCTGACAGCTATTTCTTTCATGTGGGTGTTGTGTTTTAAATGGCCAAGCTAATATAATGTAAAAACCTATCGTGTGAAATATCGGTTGTATAGGCGAACAAACTTGTCGTTCTTGATTTGAGTGTCGTGCAATGAACCTGGTTCTAAATGTATTTGCGAATTAGGTGAGTTACATCCTTCAATTAACACAGGTCATTTGGTGGCGTCATGAacgtttgttttatatttttcgatTCAGAGGGATCCCTTTCACCCAATGAACATTTTAACAATTGATCTTTTGTCTGGCAGCTTTTTGTGCAAATTCAATAGTAAAGTAGTAAGATGACGCCTTTTGATGATTTTATGTTCCTGATCAATTCAATTCTTCTTGGAGAAGAACCTGTAAGTTTATGACAATATTACAACAATTGGGTAATTACCAACTGAAGATTATTCTTTCCAGACCATCGAAGACTTTATACTCTTGGTTGGCACATTTGTGGCATTTGTGGCGTTTGTGCTATGGTGCTGCTTTCCGATTGCTCCAAAGGAACTTGGAACACCTCCTGGACTGTACGAGAACCGATACACACAATACAGAAGAGCAGATGGCACTGATACTGATTAAAGTGACTCAAGAATGAAGTTTGAACCAATTTCACACCTCTTCATGTCTCCATTATTTGAAAGACATTTTATGTTTTCAAACACTTTAATGCTCTAAAACAATCTTTTCCTCATATTGTTCTTGTGCCTTTTTGTCCCatctgtttgtgtgttttagGGCTGGTACGTAATACTAATTTGAAGCTTTTTCACGTCTAGTGTCGGTCATTTAGACTCGTACACCGAAATTCTCAATGTTCACGCGTTTCTGTGTTTTTAAGTATCTCAACTTTTAATCGATCTCTTCAGTAACATTTTAGTCCCCATACATGTACTAGTCATTTCTCGTTTGCCGTGTAATTACCTAGATGTTCTATGTCAAAATTCAAGTGGCGATAAGTatgttttgattcttttcctcATCATCTTTGTGGCCGCATCATCATATTGAATTGAATAAGTCATGTgactttctcctttttgtgcAAGTCCCGTCCACTGTGTGTACGCACATGTCGAGACTTTGTGTTGATTGGGTCATTGCCAAAAACCCTTTTGAGTTTCGAGCATTACATACTCATCCGCTGTGTGTCGCTGAAAGtgagtttttctatttctgtcTCGTATAACAGACCTTGTCGTCATTGTCGATTTACATAGTAACGATGGAGCCCACCACAAGTTTGTTTGAAACGGCTCCAACTTTTACGTTCTGGATTGGATAGATGCAAGCCATTCAGTCTTGTTGTTTTGGCGTGATAAGTCCAATTTTTGAAACagcgaaaaaaccaaaaggaaaaaagtaacGCGCAAATGCAGAGGCAGCTGAGCACTTCTTTTCACGGAGGATCAGAGGAAGATCGACAGCTGGCGATTCTTTTACCTCGGCATCCGTTAGGATATCGTATCATTCATCCAGGAAGAGGTAACATGTGATGAGAAATTCACTATGTACCGTTTTCCATTATATGCATTCCGTTAAAAATATTCATAAAGTGATGGGTTAACATAACGGTGTACAAACAGAGTTATGAAGCAATTAACTTTacgcaaaatttaaaaataattgtttgccaataaaaaaataaaaaagttttaagtATCGATCGAATATTTCAATCGATCTTCAAACTGTAGCGCATGCTTGAGTGCTGACGACATTAGAAATTGAACCCGCCCATTCCGTTCGTCGACCTCCTAGCGGAGCAAATGAAAGGAGGCCCGCATTTAAGGCTGTGCGGCTGGTGACTAGAGCAGCAACATTTCTGCACCCCGGTTACACCACCCGCCTGTTGACAGTTGTTTCAGTACGCACAGACAGTGTAGTTCAGCAGTCTAACGTATACAGCAGCTCTTAACTTAGTTTGTTAGTTGTAGTCACACGATATATAGTATGCCGAGTGGAGCTTTGAACGAGTTTGAGTGCACCGTCGATGGAGCTGCCTGCAACCACCAAACACATTTTCAACAGTCGGGAGACGTTTGCTGGAAAGTGCAACGGGATTCGCGACTAGAGAGCCCTGTTCGTGTCACCGGTAGCGATTTGACTACCAATGGTAATAACGATCCATCAACACAGCCGGTTATTTCGCCCACCAAAGAGGATGGAATCGACAGTAGCAGCAGTCTCCGTGGCAACGTCAAAGGCAACAAAGATGAATtagccaaaataaaagaaggctTCGATGCTTGGTTAGCTGCTTTTCGGAAATCGCGACCCCATCGTGACGTCATTTGGCGCGTTGGTAAGAACAATAATAACGAACAACTCACGACATATCTTCaggccaaaaaaattttttgtttgttttattattgagCATCTGTTGAGTGTCACCGacctcaaattttaaaaatatgttgatgctttgttatttctttgttagaacaaaaaaagaatgattgGCCTCGTGGGCCTTGAATGAACTGTCATTAACATAACGGCGAAAAGTGAaagtgcattgacttgcacaATTCTGCAAATACTTGGCACATTTTACGTTGAAACGGTTGGACATTTTCTGGGTATAGCCAAAAGATCACGTGCGTAGGTTTTTCTGAGAACAAAAGAATCCTGCTGTTGAGGAAATTACAAAGCGTAAGTATCTATTGAAGTGGTACCCTAAGGGATGTTGTCATCCGGGCTATTGCCTCAAGGAATTTGATGGAACCACATCCTTGAAGGATACTTAACATTTCAATTCCGTCCCGCCCATGAAAAATACTGATTGTATGTCTTTGGGGATGGAATGCGCATGCTGATCACGTGATAGTCACGTGGTGTGTGTTCACGTGCAAGTAGGATGAtagaagtaattttctattgcaTCGATTATTATTTATAGCCCTAGGACTTGCAAACTagcaattcattttttttaaaatttgactttaacaATTTTCAGGTGAACGAGCCAACTATGTAAACACGCCCCATGTCATCGCCATGTGTGGTCTTCCAGCTAGGTATTTTACTTTGAAATTCATAAATTTATTCATTGCATTCTAACATTTgggttcattttctttaacagAGGCAAAACTTACATCGCCAAAAAGCTTTCCAGATACCTTAACTGGATTGGGATCAATACAAAAGGTGACGAATTGCTCGAAAAACAAGATTTGCATCGATCGATTTTGCCAAAATCGCGCGAGAAACCATATTGGCTTTTCCGAGCAAGGCAACATTGGATCAATATTTGAGATTTTACCCAAAGAACTTTTGCTTAAACTTGTTATTTCTTACTTTTTGAATATGGGATTCTTCTGCACGTAGTCTTCAATTTGGGAGAGTACCGTCGAATGGCGACACCGTTGAAGAGCCACCATTTCTTTAAACAGGAAAATGTAGAGGCCATGTCGGTCCGAGCTCAATGCGCCCTGGATGCTCTTGAAGATGTTTGTAAATG
This sequence is a window from Daphnia pulicaria isolate SC F1-1A chromosome 7, SC_F0-13Bv2, whole genome shotgun sequence. Protein-coding genes within it:
- the LOC124349037 gene encoding uncharacterized protein LOC124349037, producing MAIFENAAIALLLLTVSMVAANQPEFLSQSPQPYRSFTDRQDKFNGNYNEAMDNLNAGNTKRLRAGSSPSVVGSNSESYSTGYRSQFGNNNARQQPTSTSRQYEVPDYDQTVNRNGDSAYYSEPNPSSFVQSPASRKTFAAGKSSNLAMVVSPLAGIAFVAAAAAVAISPVYLTLTSSILSGRKKRDLSSMIDPSMADKITPEMMQKIQELQTLEKFLASIPKETDYQQQIMSMYLSCSGYTREGNVCLDRIFCEYGNANSNISDEERDVLSIVLYNIMSNTFIPVEYKQRLRSAARIGRDFQQCNRYDCPALSESSSRF
- the LOC124349058 gene encoding uncharacterized protein LOC124349058, translated to MVSLQTIVVAALLIATLVSVDAENFFSRRRSQPFQRLNTNSYFRQRLGTQGTSANNYPLASPLLQPQTTGANLATSSYGGATTYDSHASGYGVGYDNRESSINPLSALVAPLAALALLGAAAAVASNPVLMTLAVLSSGRKRRDINMEKIGRDDLTPELQSKLEEMQTLEKYIVQIPEQEKQQKKLMATYLSCSGFTESSNSCLDQVVCDYSIRPGKMTELEKDVISIILYNIMSNGYISQEYKERLRTAAQYGRTRGQCSAFSCDQLK
- the LOC124348991 gene encoding keratin, type I cytoskeletal 9-like is translated as MVIEKRDGYRQRQGLVLGFLVFYFVALQCEHANAFRLSRNPLFNGMLNRRNAIPATNIANLHHNQLFKNNFNQHQFYTQQQQQQQQQEPPVAASSSSVVTTNSLNTNHVDPYVSGSNPADKEVAENPDLDQIAADAQVEQKSANLVASASSTSYSSTVGGAGAYGAGSGSSSLGSYGGISAGSGYGGISAGSGYGGISAGSGYGGGSIGSYGDTGGASYGSSGSYGGSSIGSGSSYGGFSGGSNYGSSGLGGSSYGIGGSTGLGGSHSSYGGGGGGYGTSAPSYSISYPAQQGATKADTIHLLSSLAPSLLLSSLLLPLALALLTNTTNSLIGRKRRDLSDDYDDDLQFSLNGDILDGDITLLDAHFFPTMDAMLESYSPEDTERLAEFVRHRGLLDIHNPCLEKLACLATTTNGKFKRYDSLKKAITLLEKSTDPDIKKRLKKGSSVGAKKERNCLTKFICKSMKSAVSP